A single genomic interval of Phycisphaeraceae bacterium harbors:
- a CDS encoding sigma-70 family RNA polymerase sigma factor, giving the protein MKGGGRCVRWVWMPSVERGVAMEQPRGEWTVHEWDQAIEAIDPPALLLVIESRMSTALKTMCSPDDVWQEAMLHAWRDRHRCEWRGRRAFRNWILSVIDNRIRDMADYYAALKRGGDHGSDEPPVHAPPWRKRIDLQCVDGPGVSDSNTPSRVAILRERAGAIRSALAALSDEDQEVVRLRLIEQLPVEQIAERLHIGISAVRHRFRRGAALYASGLRLALRSHSAPVTSMAPAGSPPVERDTAPDAATGQSPGFGGAHDNSPGS; this is encoded by the coding sequence ATGAAGGGGGGCGGACGCTGTGTGCGGTGGGTGTGGATGCCGTCAGTGGAGCGTGGTGTGGCCATGGAGCAACCTCGAGGTGAATGGACCGTTCACGAGTGGGATCAGGCGATCGAGGCGATCGATCCCCCGGCGCTCCTCCTCGTGATCGAGTCGCGGATGTCCACGGCGCTGAAGACGATGTGCTCGCCGGACGATGTCTGGCAGGAGGCGATGTTGCATGCCTGGCGCGATCGTCACCGTTGTGAGTGGCGGGGGAGGCGAGCGTTTCGAAACTGGATCCTGAGCGTGATCGACAATCGAATCCGGGACATGGCGGACTACTACGCGGCGCTCAAGCGAGGAGGAGACCATGGCTCCGACGAACCTCCCGTCCACGCACCGCCATGGCGGAAGCGCATCGATCTGCAATGTGTCGACGGACCGGGAGTGTCCGATTCGAACACGCCGAGTCGCGTTGCCATTCTGCGGGAGCGGGCGGGGGCGATCCGCTCCGCGCTTGCCGCGCTCTCCGATGAAGACCAGGAGGTGGTTCGTCTGCGACTGATCGAGCAGCTTCCGGTTGAGCAGATCGCTGAGCGGCTTCACATCGGGATCTCGGCGGTCCGGCATCGCTTCAGACGGGGCGCTGCCTTGTACGCATCCGGCCTTCGCCTCGCGCTTCGTTCGCACAGTGCGCCAGTCACATCCATGGCCCCGGCTGGCTCTCCCCCCGTGGAACGCGACACGGCGCCCGACGCGGCCACCGGCCAGAGTCCCGGGTTTGGCGGCGCACACGACAACTCTCCGGGTAGTTGA
- a CDS encoding protein kinase has product MAPTSSPSEDESFLDEVFDRIIRGLEEGETLDAHLLCRGQPRLIGRVQGLIELARRIRSDPLEPMPDVPGFTLLRVLGRGGMGTVYLAHQHRLADRLVALKVLPSSHAVSPRARERFRDEVRAVARLSHPNIVAIHDVVVSESVQAFAMEWIDGPTLAEWIQECRRERGGARTKGEAAESHWALVCDLGVSIAKALAAVHAAGLIHRDVKPSNILIRESRTPLLGDFGLARETDATLTSQGQFIGTAAYASPEQLCGDAERIDRRSDIYSLGATLYHAAALQPPFEGHDPVRLRAQIEGGSAPPLRHLNSKIPRDMATVIAKAMDPDPTRRYQTARDFADDLVRVRTHRPILAKRDGLLTRAVKLARRRRGVLISASVGAVLAGLLLSAVGVRLFLVPGWVDQHRTNAHRSLLNQSTILVIFSSAFYNDPGVDGSRPLRTLVPESVHSARDQLRAALFWSPWNRDARAELEVVEAALAGEPIPAQYANDDRLVGLRAYLETEVDEAIAAFDRFEARRSVHSPPDPFVDGALGVMLLASGEPARAYPRLREAVRAHPSMEVLRLYLADAARHCGDIALAERIVDEFAAEVLANRLGGTARVTAGVLAAQGRDEEAEAIYRAAVRAHPLRLEYGQFLESRGRLDEAVAVYASIMSDVPKGRRPIGIFVSAADRWWDAMSPEERRARVWVATLCGAERGGLIDILASRLAVERRRPDGLRQPAPIAPAPQVTSWQTMSLVDAATLLEAGDPALWKVIRSGPLWIRGLAVVGWSHPHLKPALFAMAKAHRTLRSLAP; this is encoded by the coding sequence ATGGCGCCGACCTCATCGCCTTCTGAAGACGAATCGTTCCTCGACGAGGTCTTCGATCGCATCATTCGTGGATTGGAGGAAGGGGAGACACTCGACGCGCACCTGCTGTGCCGTGGTCAGCCGCGGCTCATCGGTCGCGTCCAGGGCCTCATCGAGCTTGCGCGCCGGATTCGATCCGACCCTCTCGAGCCCATGCCTGATGTGCCGGGGTTCACGCTTCTGCGAGTCCTGGGGCGCGGCGGAATGGGCACGGTCTACCTTGCCCACCAGCACCGGCTGGCCGACCGCCTGGTCGCTCTCAAGGTCCTGCCGTCCTCGCATGCCGTCTCGCCAAGGGCCAGGGAGCGCTTCCGTGACGAGGTTCGTGCCGTGGCGCGCCTCTCGCACCCCAACATCGTGGCGATCCATGATGTGGTCGTCTCCGAGTCCGTGCAGGCCTTCGCCATGGAGTGGATCGATGGGCCGACGCTCGCGGAGTGGATCCAGGAGTGCCGCAGGGAGCGGGGCGGCGCTCGCACGAAGGGCGAGGCGGCGGAGTCCCATTGGGCCCTCGTCTGCGATCTGGGAGTCTCGATCGCGAAGGCCCTCGCCGCGGTGCATGCGGCGGGTCTCATTCACCGGGATGTGAAGCCCTCGAACATTCTCATCCGCGAGAGTCGCACCCCGCTGCTGGGGGACTTCGGCCTGGCGAGGGAGACGGACGCGACGCTGACCAGCCAGGGTCAGTTCATCGGCACGGCCGCGTATGCCTCACCCGAACAGTTGTGCGGCGATGCCGAGCGGATTGACCGCCGCAGTGACATCTACTCTCTCGGCGCCACGCTCTATCACGCCGCGGCGCTTCAGCCGCCCTTCGAGGGCCATGACCCGGTGCGGCTTCGAGCCCAGATCGAGGGCGGCAGCGCGCCTCCGCTCAGACACCTGAACTCGAAGATCCCTCGCGACATGGCGACGGTGATCGCCAAGGCGATGGACCCTGACCCGACGCGCCGCTACCAGACGGCGCGAGATTTCGCGGACGACCTCGTGCGCGTTCGCACGCATCGACCGATCCTGGCGAAGAGGGACGGGCTGCTGACCCGGGCGGTGAAACTCGCTCGACGGCGTCGTGGTGTGCTGATCTCCGCATCCGTCGGTGCCGTCCTGGCCGGACTGCTTCTTTCGGCGGTGGGCGTGCGACTCTTCCTGGTTCCCGGATGGGTCGACCAGCATCGGACCAATGCCCATCGCTCGCTCCTCAATCAGAGCACCATCCTCGTGATCTTCTCGAGCGCGTTCTACAACGATCCGGGGGTAGACGGGAGTCGGCCGCTCAGGACGCTCGTGCCTGAAAGTGTCCACTCGGCCCGCGATCAACTCCGCGCGGCGCTCTTCTGGTCACCATGGAACCGCGACGCCCGAGCGGAACTGGAGGTGGTCGAAGCGGCCCTGGCCGGCGAGCCGATTCCGGCGCAGTATGCGAACGATGATCGACTGGTTGGACTCCGCGCCTACCTGGAGACCGAGGTGGATGAGGCCATCGCCGCCTTCGACCGATTCGAGGCCAGGCGATCCGTCCACTCACCGCCCGATCCGTTCGTGGATGGCGCCCTCGGCGTCATGCTGTTGGCCAGCGGCGAACCCGCTCGAGCCTATCCGCGCCTTCGCGAGGCGGTCCGCGCCCACCCCTCCATGGAAGTGCTTCGGCTCTATCTCGCCGATGCCGCAAGACACTGCGGCGACATTGCGCTTGCCGAGCGGATCGTGGACGAATTCGCCGCAGAGGTCCTGGCAAACCGACTCGGTGGCACGGCACGGGTGACCGCCGGGGTGCTCGCGGCGCAAGGACGCGACGAGGAGGCTGAGGCGATCTACCGGGCGGCCGTACGGGCCCATCCCCTGCGATTGGAGTACGGACAATTCCTCGAGTCGCGCGGAAGGCTCGACGAGGCCGTGGCCGTCTATGCGTCGATCATGTCCGATGTTCCGAAGGGACGACGCCCGATCGGGATCTTCGTCAGTGCCGCGGATCGGTGGTGGGACGCCATGTCGCCCGAAGAACGACGCGCTCGAGTCTGGGTGGCCACGCTCTGCGGGGCGGAGAGAGGCGGCCTGATCGACATTCTCGCCAGTCGCCTTGCAGTGGAGCGCCGCCGCCCAGATGGGCTGCGCCAGCCGGCGCCGATCGCACCAGCGCCGCAGGTGACTTCATGGCAGACAATGTCGCTCGTTGACGCGGCGACACTTCTCGAGGCGGGCGATCCGGCCCTCTGGAAGGTGATCCGCTCTGGGCCGCTTTGGATCAGGGGTCTGGCCGTGGTTGGGTGGAGCCATCCACACCTCAAGCCGGCACTCTTCGCCATGGCGAAGGCACATCGGACCCTGCGGTCCCTGGCGCCGTGA
- a CDS encoding L-lactate permease, with amino-acid sequence MAILPLALLVAAMTVARPRRWFPLPAHVALPAAAGLAYALQWIWFRAGSTASGALPGSTSVGRLVNAAVIDGALSALTPIGIVFGAVLLFKTMEASDAMRELTQRIRALSPHPVAQLMLVGWSFSFLIEGLCGFGAPAALAAPILVGLGFPPVRVAAMCLIMNSVPVSFGAVGTPIWFGLGELGLGPGELLAIGRKAAAVNAVAALVIPILALRVVLPWRTLRGSLGFTLAVTLATVVPYTVMALFSYEFPSIAGGLCGTILGGALARRQFGLSTTATVATPKSADARAERRFGTLRAATPLIAVVVLLALTRIEAFGLRTPLTADSPAAEIDFGIAGTGWVTPGLVVGLRHILGTDAAWQMPLLFVPFLLPFVAVSLMAIPLLGMRREAVATAWRDTVSRLVRPAVALVGALVLVKVMMLGGAAAPVMAIGHAMALAAGSSWLQVASLLGALGAFFSGSNTVSNLTFAPVQAAIAGTLDLELTTVLALQTVGGSLGNMICIHNIVAVAAVVGLRDRPAGGAEPDALDGSVASILRLTVAPMLVYAAIAAVSSLLL; translated from the coding sequence ATGGCCATCCTCCCGCTCGCCCTGCTGGTCGCGGCGATGACCGTCGCCAGGCCGCGGCGGTGGTTTCCCCTGCCGGCCCATGTCGCCCTTCCGGCGGCGGCAGGGTTGGCCTACGCCCTCCAGTGGATCTGGTTCAGGGCAGGGTCGACCGCCAGTGGAGCGCTTCCGGGCTCCACTTCGGTTGGGCGCCTGGTGAACGCCGCCGTCATCGATGGCGCGCTCTCCGCGCTCACCCCGATTGGAATCGTCTTCGGCGCGGTGCTCCTGTTCAAGACAATGGAGGCCTCGGACGCCATGCGCGAGCTGACCCAGCGCATCCGCGCCCTGAGCCCGCATCCCGTTGCGCAGCTCATGCTCGTCGGCTGGAGCTTCTCGTTCCTCATCGAGGGTCTGTGCGGCTTCGGTGCGCCGGCGGCTCTGGCGGCACCAATCCTCGTCGGTCTCGGGTTTCCGCCCGTGCGCGTGGCGGCCATGTGTCTCATCATGAACAGCGTGCCGGTCTCGTTCGGCGCCGTCGGCACACCCATCTGGTTCGGTCTTGGCGAGCTCGGGCTCGGCCCCGGCGAGCTGCTCGCCATCGGGCGCAAGGCGGCTGCCGTGAACGCGGTGGCGGCGCTCGTGATCCCGATTCTCGCGCTTCGTGTCGTCCTTCCGTGGCGGACGCTTCGCGGGTCGCTCGGCTTCACGCTTGCGGTCACGCTCGCCACCGTGGTGCCCTACACGGTCATGGCGTTGTTCTCGTATGAGTTCCCGTCGATCGCGGGAGGCCTCTGCGGCACCATCCTCGGTGGCGCGCTCGCCCGCCGACAGTTCGGGCTCTCGACCACCGCCACCGTGGCGACCCCGAAGTCCGCCGATGCCAGGGCTGAGAGGCGCTTCGGAACACTCCGAGCGGCGACGCCGCTGATCGCCGTCGTCGTGCTGCTCGCGCTGACGCGCATCGAGGCGTTCGGACTTCGCACCCCGCTCACCGCCGACAGTCCCGCCGCAGAGATCGACTTCGGGATCGCGGGAACGGGGTGGGTCACACCCGGGCTGGTGGTGGGACTGCGTCACATTCTGGGGACCGACGCCGCGTGGCAGATGCCGCTTCTGTTCGTTCCATTCCTGCTGCCATTCGTGGCCGTGTCGCTCATGGCCATTCCGCTGCTCGGTATGAGGCGCGAGGCTGTCGCCACAGCGTGGCGCGACACCGTGTCGCGCCTCGTGCGGCCGGCTGTTGCGCTCGTCGGCGCGCTCGTGCTCGTGAAGGTGATGATGCTGGGCGGAGCAGCCGCGCCGGTCATGGCGATCGGACATGCCATGGCGCTCGCGGCGGGATCCTCGTGGCTCCAGGTCGCCTCGTTGCTCGGAGCGCTCGGAGCGTTCTTCTCCGGATCAAACACGGTCTCGAACCTCACCTTCGCGCCGGTCCAGGCGGCGATCGCCGGGACGCTCGACCTGGAGCTCACCACGGTGCTTGCGCTTCAGACCGTGGGGGGCTCGCTCGGGAACATGATCTGCATCCACAACATCGTTGCGGTGGCGGCCGTGGTCGGCCTGCGCGACCGGCCCGCCGGCGGGGCGGAGCCCGATGCGCTCGACGGCAGTGTCGCATCGATTCTACGACTCACGGTCGCCCCCATGCTGGTCTACGCCGCGATCGCAGCGGTCAGTTCCCTGCTGCTCTGA
- a CDS encoding TVP38/TMEM64 family protein, translating into MSTVLRTKRSKRLFATSVLAVLWGTTPPLWGFVLLAYLGPFSEWLRSDPDRGIVIFVAVFILAAGTGMLPTYAQAILGGWAFGFTRGFTASIIGFVGGAFVGWCISRLVAGKGVEGWLDSKPKARVVREALVNEGYWRTLLIVTLLRVPPNSPFALTNLAMSASGVRLWPYLIGTAIGMAPRTAVACWIAAEGASHAEDIQSLVREKGLGMAFVGVVIMAVCLGAISLIGRAALRRAMRTPGGKASPPAGPADRPTA; encoded by the coding sequence ATGAGCACAGTCCTTCGAACCAAGCGATCGAAGCGCCTCTTCGCCACAAGCGTCCTTGCGGTGCTCTGGGGAACGACTCCGCCGTTGTGGGGCTTTGTTCTGCTGGCGTACCTCGGGCCGTTCTCCGAGTGGCTCCGCTCCGATCCCGACCGTGGGATCGTGATCTTCGTCGCGGTGTTCATTCTGGCCGCCGGCACGGGCATGCTGCCGACCTATGCCCAGGCGATCCTCGGCGGCTGGGCCTTCGGATTCACCCGCGGCTTCACCGCGTCGATCATCGGCTTCGTGGGTGGCGCCTTCGTGGGGTGGTGCATCTCCCGACTCGTGGCGGGGAAGGGCGTGGAGGGCTGGCTTGACTCCAAGCCCAAGGCACGCGTGGTGCGCGAAGCGCTCGTCAATGAGGGCTATTGGCGCACGCTCCTCATCGTGACACTGCTTCGCGTGCCGCCGAACTCGCCATTTGCGCTCACGAATCTGGCGATGTCCGCGAGCGGCGTCCGACTCTGGCCCTACCTGATCGGTACGGCGATCGGGATGGCGCCCCGGACCGCAGTCGCCTGCTGGATCGCCGCCGAGGGCGCCAGTCACGCCGAGGACATCCAGTCGCTTGTCCGTGAGAAGGGACTGGGAATGGCCTTCGTCGGCGTGGTGATCATGGCCGTCTGCCTCGGCGCCATCAGTCTCATCGGTCGCGCCGCGCTGCGACGCGCCATGCGAACACCCGGAGGGAAGGCCTCGCCCCCGGCGGGTCCGGCGGACCGTCCGACGGCCTGA
- a CDS encoding class I SAM-dependent methyltransferase: protein MQSPDNEADFIERVFRKLRGRAPVTLREDFAASFALAAEWVRRNPQHRAIGIDLDPEVLAWGQRHRAGERTAEELGRIRLAQADAATFRGPSVDVVVALNFSYFVFKSRAALRRYFANAHKALVRDGVLILDAYGGYESWSVMEEERNLDGFTYVWDQAMVNPITNEVVNHIHFRFPDGSEIKRAFTYDWRLWTLAEIREVLAEAGFSRSTVYWEGTERRSGEGNGVFKPSDRGEPCAGWIAYIVAER from the coding sequence GTGCAGAGTCCCGACAACGAGGCGGACTTCATTGAGCGCGTCTTTCGAAAGCTTCGCGGCCGTGCGCCGGTGACACTGCGCGAGGACTTCGCGGCGAGCTTTGCGCTGGCCGCCGAGTGGGTGCGTCGGAATCCGCAGCATCGAGCGATCGGGATCGACCTCGACCCAGAAGTGCTCGCGTGGGGGCAGCGTCACCGCGCTGGTGAGCGGACCGCCGAGGAGCTGGGGCGCATCCGACTGGCGCAGGCTGACGCCGCCACCTTTCGCGGTCCATCGGTCGATGTCGTCGTCGCGCTCAACTTCAGCTACTTCGTCTTCAAGAGCCGCGCGGCCCTGCGGCGCTACTTTGCCAACGCCCACAAGGCGCTGGTGCGCGACGGCGTGCTCATCCTCGATGCGTACGGTGGGTATGAGAGCTGGTCGGTCATGGAAGAGGAGCGCAACCTCGACGGCTTCACCTATGTGTGGGACCAGGCGATGGTCAATCCCATCACCAACGAGGTGGTCAATCACATCCACTTCCGATTCCCCGACGGCAGCGAGATCAAGCGGGCGTTCACCTATGACTGGCGCCTCTGGACGCTCGCGGAAATCCGAGAGGTCCTCGCCGAAGCAGGCTTCAGCCGCAGCACCGTCTACTGGGAAGGGACCGAGCGACGAAGCGGCGAAGGAAATGGTGTCTTCAAGCCGAGCGATCGCGGGGAGCCCTGCGCCGGCTGGATCGCCTACATCGTGGCGGAGCGGTAG
- a CDS encoding polyprenyl synthetase family protein produces the protein MTRPSLLGQEATAAHAWVAARLAEELGQVERIFDEQLVSDLPEVNELCRYVERYRGKMLRPSLMVLSGMAARGGTDPDAVTERHRMIGAVVEMIHMATLVHDDVLDDAEIRRRGRTVNSLRGNETAVILGDYLISNAFHLCSRAGEPWINLALGEITNTLCEGELVQLAHRDDLALDESRYFDIVRRKTASLVAACCRIGARLSGANEALCQALGDFGHDLGVAFQIQDDLLDLEGHPDIVGKSLGRDLAKGKLTLPVILHLGAASADRRRHDAALALVTQRDVQGLLAAMRASGSLDRARERAMDLVARARARLSLLPPGPAHDFLADAAASVVRRDA, from the coding sequence ATGACCCGCCCGTCGCTGCTCGGCCAGGAAGCCACCGCCGCCCACGCCTGGGTGGCGGCTCGCCTTGCCGAAGAGCTTGGTCAGGTCGAGCGCATCTTCGATGAGCAACTTGTCAGTGATCTCCCCGAGGTCAACGAGCTCTGTCGCTATGTCGAGCGCTACCGCGGCAAGATGCTGCGTCCTTCACTCATGGTCCTGAGCGGCATGGCGGCGCGCGGGGGCACGGACCCCGATGCCGTCACCGAGCGTCACCGAATGATCGGCGCCGTCGTCGAGATGATTCACATGGCCACGCTCGTGCACGACGATGTGCTCGATGATGCGGAGATCCGTCGCCGGGGCCGCACCGTGAACAGCCTCCGCGGGAATGAGACGGCCGTGATCCTCGGCGACTACCTCATTTCGAACGCCTTCCACCTCTGCTCCCGCGCGGGAGAGCCGTGGATCAATCTGGCCCTCGGCGAAATCACGAACACGCTGTGTGAGGGCGAACTGGTGCAGCTCGCGCATCGCGACGATCTGGCCCTTGATGAGTCGCGCTACTTCGACATCGTGCGTCGGAAGACAGCGTCACTGGTCGCCGCCTGCTGCCGCATTGGTGCCAGGCTTTCCGGCGCCAACGAAGCGCTCTGTCAGGCGCTGGGCGACTTCGGCCACGACCTTGGCGTAGCGTTCCAGATTCAGGATGATCTCCTCGACCTCGAGGGCCATCCGGACATCGTCGGCAAGAGTCTCGGCCGCGACCTTGCCAAGGGAAAACTCACGCTGCCGGTCATTCTCCACCTCGGCGCAGCCTCGGCCGATCGTCGCCGCCATGATGCGGCGCTCGCCCTCGTGACCCAGCGCGATGTCCAAGGCCTGCTCGCGGCGATGCGGGCCAGCGGGTCGCTCGATCGGGCTCGTGAGCGGGCGATGGACCTCGTCGCCCGCGCTCGGGCGAGGCTGTCGCTCCTGCCTCCGGGCCCGGCGCATGACTTCTTGGCCGATGCCGCAGCGAGTGTCGTTCGACGCGACGCGTGA
- a CDS encoding TlpA family protein disulfide reductase, translated as MSHSFPTRFSGLTSMRGVACALLSVALLPSVALAQGAPGGRGPRTPGSLQRGPEDPVAQPRFQLRLDQADRAALDRNIGFAMPPVPADGVEWIGSEPLSVEALRGRVVVIQSLTTRGSWRGSVDQLRTQLKDVSEVPVVFLLHVPEAADQGRRQLEPALDGWIGLIDSDGSFCDELGVWRRPVNLVVDRNGAVRYAGLTPEGVRAAVEHLNKETRESDAAPPPARPAGDARVEFPTFRDAVGSAADRRGTPMPEFVIESWITAQPTPGDRLVVIDFWATWCGPCIQAIPHMNQLADRFGADACIVGISNESKSKFEQGFRDRKLKERDFKYALAIDPQARLQGFFEVRGIPHCVVVSSDGVVRWQGGPNQLTNDVMQKLISANRELVKAKKSGSSPDRSWKRSAPPPRQGGGGRDVRQRY; from the coding sequence ATGAGCCACTCCTTCCCCACGAGATTCTCCGGCCTCACCTCAATGCGTGGAGTCGCGTGCGCCCTTCTCTCCGTGGCGCTTCTGCCATCAGTCGCGCTCGCCCAGGGCGCCCCCGGGGGACGAGGACCGAGGACTCCAGGCTCGCTTCAGCGCGGCCCCGAAGACCCTGTCGCCCAGCCTCGATTCCAGCTTCGACTGGATCAGGCCGACCGCGCAGCGCTTGATCGGAACATCGGCTTCGCAATGCCGCCTGTGCCCGCCGACGGTGTCGAGTGGATCGGAAGTGAGCCGCTCTCGGTCGAAGCACTGCGAGGGCGGGTCGTGGTCATTCAGAGCCTCACGACACGAGGATCATGGCGCGGGTCCGTCGATCAACTGCGGACGCAGCTCAAGGATGTCAGCGAAGTACCAGTCGTCTTCCTTCTTCATGTGCCCGAGGCCGCGGACCAGGGACGACGACAGCTCGAGCCCGCCCTTGATGGGTGGATCGGCCTCATCGACTCGGACGGAAGTTTCTGCGACGAACTCGGAGTCTGGCGGAGACCCGTGAACCTCGTCGTCGACCGCAATGGCGCCGTTCGGTACGCGGGGCTCACTCCGGAAGGCGTTCGCGCCGCAGTCGAGCATCTCAACAAGGAGACGCGCGAATCCGATGCCGCTCCGCCTCCCGCGCGGCCGGCCGGCGACGCCCGCGTCGAGTTCCCCACCTTCCGCGACGCCGTAGGAAGCGCCGCTGACCGCCGGGGCACGCCGATGCCTGAATTCGTGATCGAATCGTGGATCACGGCCCAGCCGACCCCGGGCGATCGCCTGGTTGTCATCGACTTCTGGGCCACATGGTGCGGGCCCTGCATTCAGGCGATTCCCCACATGAACCAGCTCGCCGACCGCTTCGGTGCCGACGCCTGCATCGTCGGAATCTCGAACGAGAGCAAGTCGAAGTTCGAGCAGGGCTTCCGCGATCGCAAGCTGAAGGAGCGAGACTTCAAGTACGCCCTCGCCATCGATCCACAGGCGCGCCTCCAGGGCTTCTTCGAAGTGCGCGGCATCCCCCACTGCGTCGTCGTCTCTTCTGACGGAGTGGTCCGATGGCAGGGAGGCCCCAATCAGCTCACCAATGATGTGATGCAGAAGCTCATTTCCGCCAATCGCGAACTCGTCAAGGCGAAGAAGAGCGGCAGTTCGCCCGATCGAAGCTGGAAGCGATCGGCTCCTCCGCCGCGCCAGGGTGGTGGCGGGCGCGATGTCCGGCAGCGCTATTGA
- the panC gene encoding pantoate--beta-alanine ligase, whose translation MEIISDRRALQRWPNGALVPTMGALHDGHASLIREARRRRVGPVLVSIFVNPTQFAPHEDFARYPRTLEADSVVAKAAGADVIFAPPPEEIYPDGPDAAARAAEHFPLPQAATTPALEDRIRPGHFGGVCLVVARLFELAAPRVAIFGEKDWQQWRVIDQMAQRAAADAPIESPLRHLELSVAPTVREHDGLAMSSRNRYLSAEDRRRATAPWRAIQLARELKHLALTEIEEAMTNLLVAEGFEVDYAVIREEDSLNAPGASTPVERLRALVAARVGGVRLIDNAPLHPRHGGDSIDQSMGTRA comes from the coding sequence ATGGAGATCATCTCGGACCGTCGAGCGCTTCAGCGCTGGCCGAACGGCGCGCTCGTCCCGACGATGGGAGCGCTGCACGATGGTCACGCTTCGCTCATTCGAGAGGCGCGGCGCCGGAGGGTGGGTCCGGTGCTGGTCTCGATCTTCGTGAATCCGACGCAGTTCGCGCCGCACGAGGACTTCGCGCGCTATCCGCGCACGCTCGAGGCCGATTCGGTCGTTGCAAAGGCCGCCGGCGCCGATGTGATCTTCGCACCACCTCCGGAGGAGATCTACCCCGACGGCCCCGACGCCGCCGCACGCGCCGCGGAGCACTTTCCCCTGCCGCAGGCGGCGACGACGCCAGCCCTTGAAGATCGCATTCGACCGGGCCACTTCGGCGGAGTCTGTCTTGTGGTCGCGAGACTCTTCGAACTCGCGGCTCCGAGAGTCGCCATTTTCGGCGAGAAGGATTGGCAGCAGTGGCGGGTCATCGATCAGATGGCGCAGCGGGCGGCCGCCGACGCGCCGATTGAGAGCCCGCTTCGTCACCTCGAACTTTCTGTTGCGCCCACGGTGCGGGAGCATGACGGCCTCGCGATGAGCAGTCGCAACCGCTACCTCTCCGCCGAAGATCGCCGACGCGCGACGGCACCCTGGCGCGCGATCCAACTCGCTCGAGAGTTGAAGCACCTCGCGCTCACCGAGATCGAGGAGGCCATGACCAATCTGCTGGTCGCCGAGGGATTCGAAGTCGACTATGCGGTCATCCGTGAGGAGGACTCCCTGAACGCCCCGGGCGCGTCGACACCCGTCGAACGCCTGCGGGCGCTCGTGGCGGCCCGCGTCGGTGGCGTTCGGCTCATCGATAACGCTCCGCTGCACCCCCGGCACGGCGGCGATTCCATTGATCAGTCCATGGGAACAAGGGCGTAG
- a CDS encoding IscS subfamily cysteine desulfurase, with amino-acid sequence MAPKLPIYMDHAATTRCDPRVVEAMLPYFTERFGNAASRNHKFGWEAEDAVEAARDQAAALIGASSKEIIWTSGATESNNLAIKGAARMYAKAGDGQTGRGHIITSVLEHKAVLDPCKRLQREGFEVTFLEPGADGIISAAMVKAALRPDTILVSLMWANNEIGTINEIPAIGALCHEREIIFHTDATQWVGKMPTDVERDNIDLMSWSGHKIYGPKGVGALYVRRRKPRVRLEALMDGGGHERGMRSGTLNVTGIVGFGKACELCAAEMDRDGQRLLGLRQKLERELASKLEVVQVNGHAERRLPHITNISFGFVEGESLLMGIKDIACSSGSACTSASLEPSYVLKSLGVGDELAHSSLRLSLGRWTTEEEVDYAIAGIVKAVNHLRTMSPLYDLHKEGIDISKIQWQAH; translated from the coding sequence ATGGCTCCCAAGCTTCCCATCTACATGGACCATGCCGCCACCACCCGCTGCGATCCGCGCGTGGTCGAGGCGATGCTTCCCTACTTCACCGAGCGCTTCGGCAACGCCGCCAGTCGCAATCACAAGTTCGGCTGGGAGGCGGAAGACGCCGTCGAAGCCGCGCGTGACCAGGCCGCCGCGCTGATCGGCGCGAGTTCGAAGGAGATCATCTGGACCTCCGGCGCGACCGAGAGCAACAACCTGGCGATCAAGGGCGCCGCTCGCATGTATGCGAAGGCCGGCGACGGCCAGACTGGACGCGGCCACATCATCACCTCGGTCCTTGAGCACAAGGCGGTCCTTGATCCGTGCAAGCGACTCCAGCGCGAGGGCTTCGAGGTCACCTTCCTCGAGCCCGGCGCTGACGGCATCATTTCGGCGGCGATGGTGAAGGCCGCGCTGCGCCCCGACACGATCCTCGTCTCCCTCATGTGGGCGAACAACGAGATCGGCACCATCAACGAGATTCCCGCGATCGGCGCACTCTGCCACGAGCGCGAGATCATCTTCCACACCGATGCGACGCAGTGGGTCGGCAAGATGCCCACCGATGTCGAGCGGGACAACATCGACCTCATGAGCTGGTCGGGCCACAAGATCTACGGCCCCAAGGGGGTCGGCGCTCTTTATGTCCGCCGCCGCAAGCCCCGCGTGCGCCTCGAGGCGCTCATGGATGGTGGCGGCCACGAGCGCGGCATGCGCAGCGGCACGCTGAATGTGACGGGCATCGTCGGCTTCGGCAAGGCGTGCGAGCTCTGCGCCGCCGAGATGGACCGCGACGGCCAGCGCCTGCTCGGACTTCGTCAGAAGCTCGAGCGCGAGCTCGCCTCGAAGCTTGAGGTGGTGCAGGTCAATGGTCACGCCGAGCGTCGGCTGCCGCACATCACCAACATCTCCTTCGGCTTCGTCGAGGGTGAGAGCCTGCTCATGGGCATCAAGGACATCGCATGCAGCAGCGGCTCCGCCTGCACCAGCGCCAGTCTTGAGCCGAGCTATGTGCTCAAGAGCCTGGGCGTGGGAGACGAACTCGCCCATAGTTCGCTGCGTCTCTCGCTCGGCCGTTGGACCACCGAGGAGGAGGTCGACTACGCGATCGCCGGGATCGTGAAGGCCGTCAACCACCTCCGCACCATGAGCCCGCTCTACGATCTCCACAAGGAAGGCATCGATATCTCGAAGATCCAGTGGCAGGCCCACTGA